Proteins encoded in a region of the Macaca mulatta isolate MMU2019108-1 chromosome X, T2T-MMU8v2.0, whole genome shotgun sequence genome:
- the LOC708657 gene encoding putative protein SSX6 has product MNRDNAFAKRPRDDAKTSEKRSMAFIGITKYFSKKEWEKMKYSEKINCVHMKRKYEAMTKLGFNVTLPPFMRNKRATDFQGNDIDNDHNRRNEVGRPQMTFGKLQRIIPKIMLKKPAEEGHDSKGVPEASGPQNDGKQLCPPGKPNTSEKINKRSGPKRGKHAWTHRLRERKQLVIYEEISDPEEDDE; this is encoded by the exons ATGAACAGAGACAACGCCTTTGCAAAGAGACCCAGGGATGATGCTAAAACATCAGAGAAGAGAAGCATG gccTTCATTGGTATTACCAAATACTTCTCTAAGAAAGAGTGGGAAAAGATGAAATACTCGGAGAAAATCAACTGTGTGCATATGAAGAGAAAGTATGAGGCCATGACTAAACTAG gtttcaaTGTCACCCTCCCACCTTTCATGCGTAATAAACGGGCCACAGACTTCCAGGGGAATGATATTGATAATGACCATAACCGCAGGAATGAGG TTGGACGTCCTCAGATGACTTTTGGCAAGCTCCAGAGAATCATCCCGAAG ATAATGCTCAAGAAGCCAGCAGAGGAAGGACATGATTCAAAGGGAGTACCAGAAGCATCTGGCCCACAAAATGATGGGAAACAGCTGTGCCCCCcgggaaaaccaaatacctctgAGAAGATTAACAAGAGATCTG GACCCAAAAGGGGGAAACATGCCTGGACCCACAGGCTGCGTGAGAGAAAGCAGTTGGTGATTTATGAAGAGATCAGCGACCCTGAGGAAGATGACGAGTAA